The sequence CAGAACAGTTTCGCGTATTGCGGAAACATGGAACCGAACGCGCCTTTACTAGCCCACTAGATAAACAATATGCAGAAGGCACATATGTTTGTGCTGGCTGCGAATTACCCTTATTTACATCAGACACCAAATTCAATAGCGGTACTGGTTGGCCGAGCTTTTTTCAACCCATTGCCGGGGCTGTAGGTAGCACCGTAGATCGCTCATTTTTGATGACTAGAACCGAGATACATTGTAGCCGTTGCGGTGGACATTTAGGTCACGTATTTAACGATGGCCCAGCACCCACTGGAAACCGCTATTGTATGAACGGCGCAGCCTTAAAATTTCTTCCAGCTTAATAGCGATCGCACTTCCAGAGACGTCACCCATAACGTCTCTTTTTTCTTTAAAAAAACCTCTGTCTTGAAAAGTTCTGATCGGAGGAGACCTCCGATCAGACTTTTTGCTGCGTACCTTAGCGTAACCTCTGCGCCACTTTGCGTTAAAAAAAACTCTAATTTCCCTCACCTCCTAAACCTTGTTCACCTCGAATCTGGTACTTGAGAAAATTCAAAAACCACATCTTCATATACATCAGCGATCGCACATCGAAAATCGATACTAGCCAGACATAAATCATCCCCATCTGCATAAGTATAAAGCACCCATTGCCCCTCAAAATTACGCCGAAAACACTCAACCCGCTTCCGAGTTTGGCTCACCAATACATACTCTTCCAGCGACTGAATCTGTCGATAATCAGCAAACTTATCGCCCCGGTCAAAAGCTTCCGTAGTCGGAGATAACACCTCTATAATTAAGCAGGGATAACGCAAAAAATTATCAAATGTTTTATCGCGTTGATCGCAACTAACAACTACATCTGGATAATAATAAACATTAATCGATTCAATTTGTGCCTTTGTATCAGAAATATAAGCCTGACACCCACTCCCGCGCAATTTATTTCTCAACATTGCAGCCAGATTGAGAGAAATAATCACATGAGTATTGCTCGCCCCCGCCATTGCATAAATTTGTCCATTGCGATATTCATGCTTGATTGGGCTGTTTTGTTCTCCTTGGAGATAATCCTCTGGAGAAATATAGCCATAACTGGAATTTGCCACCATTGACGATGACCTCATATCGTATTTCATACTTAATTTAAGATACCTAACATTAGACCTCTTGCAAAAATACCTTTTCTGCTCTCTGTTCCCTGTTCCCTGTTCCCTGTTCCCGACTTCTGCAAGAAGTCTATTGGCTATTTAAAACTCTTTGTTGGTGATGTTAGCAATATTAGAGTAGTTTGGCCCCAGCAATTAGCAATGCTCAACAGCGGAAATCATCCCCACGCCGCTTTACAAGCCGAGTGGAATCGAGAAGGGGACAGGCGCCATTTCACATTTCATACTCGCAAAGAAATTGCAGAGAATCAACAAATTATCGGCATTGAGCAGCTCGAATCAATAAATTGAACCATACCAGCACTAACCTTATGGTAGTTTAAGGTTAAACTCATGTATTGCTATGGATAACTTTTACTGCCGTGATGGGAGAGACTAACCTTGGGAATAGAACTACGCAGTTTTGTGTTTCTCGACAGCTTGCAACCGCAACATGCAGCATATATAGGAACAGTAGCCCAAGGTTTCTTACCATTACCAGGAGATACATCCTTGTGGATTGAGATTTCCCCTGGGATTGAAATCAATCGGATTACAGATGTAGCTCTCAAATCAGCTTCTGTCCGTCCTGGAGTCCAGGTAGTGGAGCGGTTATACGGATTATTGGAAGTGCATTCCGGTTCTCAGGGTGAAACGCGAGCCGCTGGTCAGGCTATTTTAGCGTTTCTGGGAGTCAAAAAAGAAGAATGTCTCAAGCCACGGGTTGTCTCCAGTCAGATTATCCGCAACATCGACGCCTACCAAACCCAACTTATTAACCGTACTCGCCGAGGACAGTTATTACTAGCAGGACAAACACTGTACGTACTAGAAGTAGAACCAGCTGCTTACGCGGCCCTAGCTGCGAATGAAGCCGAGAAAGCCGCTTTAATCAATATTTTGGAGGTACAAGCCGTAGGTAGTTTTGGACGACTTTACCTAGGTGGCGCAGAAAGGGATATTCTAGCAGGTGCAGCCGGAGCAAGGACAGCAATTGAAAGTGTCGCCGGGCGAGTTGCTCTCGGTGGACGCCAGGAATGAGGGTTAGCAGGGTACAGGGAATTTGACTAGTCGTGTGTTAACCTAAGTTCGGCAAATTAAAAAATAGGTGGATATTACTATTACTGTCAGCAATTTGATAGTCAATTGTGAAAAACTCTTGAACTATATACTTTGTCATATGTACTCTTGATTGTGGAAGGTCACTTAAGTGTGACATCCATCTCAAATCAATTGTGGAAAAATTTCCATTCAGGATAACTGAAGTGACTAAAACGAATTCAGATTTTCTTAACTCCTCTGATCCGGCGATCGCGGCGTTAATCAACAACGAACTCCAGCGTCAACGCGACCATTTGGAGTTAATCGCTAGTGAAAACTTTACCTCTAGCGCCGTACTTGCGGCTCAAGGTTCAGTACTGACAAATAAATACGCTGAGGGATTACCCGGTAAACGCTACTATGGCGGCTGTGAATTTGTTGATCAAGTTGAACAATTGGCGATTGACCGCGCTAAACAACTGTTTGGCGCTGCTCATGCTAACGTTCAACCTCATTCCGGCGCCCAAGCAAATTTTGCTGTGTTCTTGACGCTCCTAGAGCCAGGGGACAAAATCATGGGGATGGATTTGTCTCACGGGGGACACCTGACCCACGGTTCACCGGTGAATGTTTCGGGTAAATGGTTCCAAGTCCGTCACTACGGCGTCAGTCAGGAAACAGAACAATTAGACTATGACCAAATTCGAGAGCTGGCGCTAAGGGAGCGTCCAAAGCTCTTGATTTGCGGTTATTCAGCTTATCCTCGCGTGATTGACTTTGCTAAGTTTCGTAGCATTGCTGATGAAATTGGCGCCTACCTACTCGCAGATATTGCTCACATCGCTGGTTTGGTCGCCACTGGGCTACATCCCAACCCCATACCCCATTGTCATGTGGTGACAACGACTACCCATAAAACCCTACGTGGCCCCCGTGGTGGTTTAATCTTGACAGGCGATGGCGAATTGGGTAAAAAACTTGACAAGTCGGTTTTCCCCGGTACTCAGGGCGGGCCTTTAGAACATGTCATCGCTGGTAAAGCGGTAGCTTTTGGTGAAGCTCTCAAACCAGAGTTTCAGACGTATTCTGCCCAAGTGATTGACAACGCCCGCGCTTTGGCTACGCAATTGCAAAACCGGGGTTTAAAGTTAGTATCTAATGGCACTGACAATCATTTAATGTTAGTGGATTTACGGTCTATTGGTTTGACTGGTAAGCAGGCGGATCAGTTGATGAGTGGCGTTAATATCACCGCCAACAAAAATACTGTTCCTTTTGACCCGCAATCACCCTTCATTACCAGTGGTCTGAGATTAGGTTCACCAGCCATGACGACTAGAGGGCTAGGAGTAGAAGAATTTACCGAGATTGGGAATATTATTAGCGATCGCTTATTATCCCCCGATTCTCAGGAAGTCACAGCCGATTGTCGGCGACGGGTAGCAGCCTTGTGCTCACGCTTCCCGCTCTACTCTCACCTGGAAATTCCTTTACCTGCTTTAGTGTAGGGGTTAGGGGTTAGGGCTTAGGGAAAATAACTATTGCCCCTAACCCCATACTCAAATCTAAAAATGTAAAATTTTTATACTGATACTGAGATGAAATCCAGTATATTTATTTAGAAAAGTTTATCTGTCGATTTTTGTCTTATAAATTACTTACCAAATTTTACAGATGCCTCCTCAGATTTATCATCTGATTTCCTTCCTCGTCGCCGCCGTAGTCGTTCTCTGGACTACGCCTGATGTCAAAAACATTGGTATCAAAAGTGGACGAGTAGATCAACCCGGTGGTCGCAAAGTTCATCAACGCCCGATGGTACGGCTGGGAGGAGTTTCTATCTTCGCAGGTACTATCACCTCGCTGTTAATTGTCTGGTGGTTGGGCGGATTTAGCGGTCTTCCACCAGAAAAAGAATGGCAAGTTTGGGGGGTCACTTTAGGTGGTCTAGGTTTTTTCTTAATTGGTTTAGCAGACGATTTGCTGAATCTTTCTCCTTTTACGCGCTTACTGATGCAAGTGATTGTGGCATCTGCTGCTTGGAAAGCAGGTGTGAGTATAGATTTTGTGACTGTACCGACAGTAGGTATAGTAGACCTCCACTGGCTGAGTTTACCCATCACGGTGATTTGGCTGGTGGGGATGGTGAATGCGATTAACTGGATTGACGGTTTAGACGGTTTAGCAGCCGGCGTTTCCGGAATTGCGGCGGTGGTGATGCTCGTTGTGGCGTTATTTATGCAGCAACCAGCCGCAGCCTTAATTGCTGCCGCGATCGCTGGTGCAGCTTTGGGATTTTTGCGCTATAATTTTAACCCCGCCCAAATCTTTATGGGAGACGGTGGGGCTTATTTTATGGGATTTACTCTCGCAGCTGTGGGTGTAATCGGTCTGGTGAAAATTCCTGCTTTCACCGCAGTCCTGTTACCTTACCTCATCCTCGCAGTCCCCATTGTCGATATGTCGGCGGTGATTTTAGCCAGGCTCCGTCACGGAAAATCTCCCTTTAGCGCTGATAAGCGCCACCTGCATCATCGCCTGTTAAGTGCTGGTTTGTCCCATCGTTGGACTGTTTTATTTATTTATTGTCTGACTTTGTGGGTTGGCAGTTTAGCATTAGCTGTAGCCGGTGTACCTAGTGGCATTACTTATGTCTGTATCGCCACCTCCCTACTGAGTTTCGCTATTTGGCGAGCTTGGAGACTTTCTCGACAATCTTAAAGGACTTTGGTTATGGGTAATGGGTAATGGGAAGATGAAGAATTAAGGTGCTACGCAATTTC is a genomic window of Fortiea contorta PCC 7126 containing:
- the msrB gene encoding peptide-methionine (R)-S-oxide reductase MsrB, producing the protein MNKRHFLQASIVIVGATLLSRYLTQETETMAASNTKFEVNKSEAEWQTILTPEQFRVLRKHGTERAFTSPLDKQYAEGTYVCAGCELPLFTSDTKFNSGTGWPSFFQPIAGAVGSTVDRSFLMTRTEIHCSRCGGHLGHVFNDGPAPTGNRYCMNGAALKFLPA
- the glyA gene encoding serine hydroxymethyltransferase, with amino-acid sequence MTKTNSDFLNSSDPAIAALINNELQRQRDHLELIASENFTSSAVLAAQGSVLTNKYAEGLPGKRYYGGCEFVDQVEQLAIDRAKQLFGAAHANVQPHSGAQANFAVFLTLLEPGDKIMGMDLSHGGHLTHGSPVNVSGKWFQVRHYGVSQETEQLDYDQIRELALRERPKLLICGYSAYPRVIDFAKFRSIADEIGAYLLADIAHIAGLVATGLHPNPIPHCHVVTTTTHKTLRGPRGGLILTGDGELGKKLDKSVFPGTQGGPLEHVIAGKAVAFGEALKPEFQTYSAQVIDNARALATQLQNRGLKLVSNGTDNHLMLVDLRSIGLTGKQADQLMSGVNITANKNTVPFDPQSPFITSGLRLGSPAMTTRGLGVEEFTEIGNIISDRLLSPDSQEVTADCRRRVAALCSRFPLYSHLEIPLPALV
- a CDS encoding microcompartments protein — its product is MGIELRSFVFLDSLQPQHAAYIGTVAQGFLPLPGDTSLWIEISPGIEINRITDVALKSASVRPGVQVVERLYGLLEVHSGSQGETRAAGQAILAFLGVKKEECLKPRVVSSQIIRNIDAYQTQLINRTRRGQLLLAGQTLYVLEVEPAAYAALAANEAEKAALINILEVQAVGSFGRLYLGGAERDILAGAAGARTAIESVAGRVALGGRQE
- a CDS encoding Uma2 family endonuclease; the protein is MVANSSYGYISPEDYLQGEQNSPIKHEYRNGQIYAMAGASNTHVIISLNLAAMLRNKLRGSGCQAYISDTKAQIESINVYYYPDVVVSCDQRDKTFDNFLRYPCLIIEVLSPTTEAFDRGDKFADYRQIQSLEEYVLVSQTRKRVECFRRNFEGQWVLYTYADGDDLCLASIDFRCAIADVYEDVVFEFSQVPDSR
- a CDS encoding glycosyltransferase family 4 protein; its protein translation is MPPQIYHLISFLVAAVVVLWTTPDVKNIGIKSGRVDQPGGRKVHQRPMVRLGGVSIFAGTITSLLIVWWLGGFSGLPPEKEWQVWGVTLGGLGFFLIGLADDLLNLSPFTRLLMQVIVASAAWKAGVSIDFVTVPTVGIVDLHWLSLPITVIWLVGMVNAINWIDGLDGLAAGVSGIAAVVMLVVALFMQQPAAALIAAAIAGAALGFLRYNFNPAQIFMGDGGAYFMGFTLAAVGVIGLVKIPAFTAVLLPYLILAVPIVDMSAVILARLRHGKSPFSADKRHLHHRLLSAGLSHRWTVLFIYCLTLWVGSLALAVAGVPSGITYVCIATSLLSFAIWRAWRLSRQS